The following nucleotide sequence is from Methylocella sp..
GCGTCGAGCATCGTATTCAGAACATCGACGAAAGGCACGTCGGCGATGACGCCGGCGAAAAGCTCGGGCGCGAGATTGACCGCCGCGCCCATCAACATGCCGCCGGCGCTGGCGCCCTGAATGACGATGCGTCCTGGCTGCGTAAAACCTTTTTCAATCAGGCAGCGGGCGGCCGCGATGAAATCCGAAAATGTATTCGGCTTATGCTCAAGTTTTCCCTCCGTGTACCAGCGCCAGCCTTTTTCGGTCCCGCCGCGCACATGGGCGATCGCATAGATGAAACCGCGATCGACGAGAGAGAGCCGCGTCGTGCTGAACGAGGCGGAGGTCGGGCTGCCATAGGCGCCGTAGCCGTAAAGCAGAACCGGCGCTGAGCCATCGAGGGCGAGATCGCGGCGGTAAAGAATCGAAACGGGGACTTCTTCGCCATCCGGGGCCTTTGCGAACAACCGACTGGTGACGTAAGCGGCGGCCTCATGTCCCGAAGGGATGGTTTGGCGCTTGCGGAGGCGGCGCGCGCGGGTCGCGAGATCATAATCGTAGGTCTCGCGCGGCGTCGTCATCGAAGAATAGGTGAAGCGGAGCAGGCGCGAATTATATTGAAGCCGTTCGCTGACGCCGAGAGAATAGGCTTCTTCGGCAAAGGCGATCGCGTGTTCTTCGCCCGTCTCGAAACTTCGGACAATGATGCGCGGTAGTCCGGCCTCGCGCTCCAGCCGCACGAGATAATCGGGAAACAACGAGACAGCGATAATCATGCGGCCGAGTCTATGCGCGACTTCATCGACCCAGAACGCCTTGCCAGGCGTTGCGAGCGGCGGCGCGACGATCTTGAAGTCTTCCGCTCCGTCGGCGTTGGTTTTAATGTAGAGCCGGTCGCCGCGATGTTCGACTTCATAACGGATCCCCGGCGCGCGCGCTTCGATCAAGCCCGGCTTGGCCTCGGGATCGCTAAGGTCGAGGAGATGGCATTCGGATGAATCATGATCGCTGACGCTGATGATGGCGTAGGCGCCCGATTGGCTGCGACTGACATGAAGAAACCAGCGCGAGTCGCGTTCTTCAAAAACGAGGACGTCGGTTGCTGGATCAGAGCCGATCTCATGCCGGAAAATTGCGCTGGGGCGATGATTCCCGTCGATCCGCACATAATAGAATTGCTTCGAATCGGCAGTCCAAACGAGGCCGCCGTCAGTATGCGCAATCACATCCGCGCCGTCTTTGCCCGAAAGGAGATCGCGAACGCTAATTGAATGAAGTTCTGAGCCGTTCTCGTCCGAGCTCCAGCCGAGCTTGGCGTGATCTGGAGAGTGACGCGCCTCGGCAATCTCGAAAAAGCTTTTGCCCGATGCCTCTTTGTCGCCGTCGAGCAAAATTTCCTCGCCCGAGCCGTCGAGCTGCGAGCGGCAGAAGATCGGATGCTGGCCGCCCTCCATGTGCCGCGCGTAATAAAGATATCCGCCGTCCGGGAAGGGAACCTCGGCGTCGTCTTCCTTGATTCGCCCGCGCATTTCCTTGACGAGAGCTTTGCGTAACTGCGCTTCCGGCTTCAGAATTTGCTCGGCGAAATCATTTTCGGCCTCGATCACGGCGCGAATGGGCGCGGGGAGGGCGTCGGGGTCGCGCAGAGCCTCCTGCCAATTCGCGGCTTTCAGCCACGCATATTCGTCCCTGAGCGTCACGCCATGCGCAATTTTTGTCTCCAGGCGTTTCTCGATAGCCGGCGGCGGCGCCGAAAGCGTTTGCGCGCGCTCGCTCATTGCGCCGGCATCGGCGAGCGCCTTCATTGGTTTGCCTTGCATAAACTTTCCTTGAGGTAGAGTTCATTTAATCGCCCAGCGGCAAACACATGAATAGAGCGCTGGCGCCGTCTGATCCTAACCGGGTTCGGCGAAAGCTCGCGCCGCGCCATGATTGCTAATTACTCTCAGGCGTTAGCTTCGCGCGCCATCCGGCGTTGGTCGTCGCAATCTTGTTCAACTTGTCATAGTTCGCTCTTATTCGGACAAAATATTGAAGCGCTGTTTGATCGGCAAGCCGCATTTGCATTTTGCCGCAGGCTGCTTAGGTATTCGTCAATTGTGACAAGCGGCGCGGCGCCAGCGGGCGTCAATCCTTGACGCAGCCTTAATTACCACTACGTTGATTTGAGCCGAGCAGGAGCATTTAGCGTTTTTTTGCTTGTAACGAATAAAGTGTGCTCATAGCTACTTGCGGATGCAAAGTTTTGGTCTTAGAAAAGGAAAATGTTCTTAAAAGTCGATTCGAGACGGTCGCTTAAAAGAACTTTTGTTTGATAGGGTCTTGTCACCTTATGCGGAAACTACGATGTCGCTATTTTGGTCCGCATTCCCACGGTGACGCCTTCTACTCGGGATATTAAGCGCCATGAGCGAGACGTCGGGTTCCAACAGTTACATAGAATTGGCTGCTGACATTGTGTCAGCCTATGTCAGCAACAATTCGGTGCCGGCCAGCGATCTACCTTCGCTCATCAGCGAAGTCCATTCGGCATTGCTGCGCGTCACCTCGGGAGTCGTCGCGCCGACGGTCGAGGCGCCGAAACCCGCCGTTCCCGCCAAGAAATCAGTCACTAATGACTTCCTGGTTTGCCTCGAAGACGGACGGAAATTCAAGTCATTGAAGCGGCATCTGCGCACCCAATACAACATGTCTCCGGATGAATACCGCGAGAAATGGGGTCTTGCGCCGGATTATCCGATGGTTGCGCCAAATTACGCAAAGGCGCGCTCAAATCTGGCCAAGCAAATGGGTCTTGGGCAGCAACGCCGGCTTCTGCGCTAAAAAAAGCCATTCGATCAGAGCGCTGGGTAGGGTTGCGCTGCCTCCCAGCGCGATCGCTTTAACATTCGACAAATCTGGGGAAAGTCGCTTGGCGCGCTTCGCACCGGGCGCGGCGGCGTTTCAGCTGACGGCAGCGAGCGCCATGCGTGCGTCGCTTTTGATCCGCTCGACCATCGAACGCACGCCGTTGCTGCGCTGAGGCGTCAGATGCGCCGAAAGGCCCAGCTTCTGAAACAAGTCTTGCGCATCGGTGGCGAGGATTTTTGGCGCCGTCTGACCCGAATAGAGCGCCAGCACCAGCGCTATCAGGCCGCGCACAATATGCGCGTCGCTGTCGCCCTTCATCGTCAATACGGGCGCGCCCGAGGCGTCGGGCGCTATACGAGTCTCGAGCCAGACCTGACTAGCGCATCCGCGAACTTTATTCACATCATTGTGCGCCGCCTCGTCGAGAGACTCCAGCGTGCGGCCGAGTTCGATCAGATAGCGATAACGATCGTCCCAATCGTCGAGATAGGTAAAGTTCTCAATGATTTCGTCGATGTTCATAGCGATCCGAGCCGCGATAGAAGTGATCTTTCTCTATATAGGCAAGATATGTGCGAGGCGAGCGGGATCTATCTAGAGCCGCCGCCCATCACGGCAGTTTTTTCGCATTAATGCATCGCCGCCGCAGTCGTCGCCGGGGCCTTGGCTTTGACCTCAGGCCGCTTCTCCGCGCCGATTTGGCTGATTCTGGTCGCCGCCTCGAGGCAAGCGACCGGCGCGTCGGCGCAGGCCTTCTCGCCTTGGGCGCGGGCTTGTTCGAGCGATTTTCCAAGAAACTCGCGCGCGGTTGACCAAACCGCAGCCGGAGAGGCGAGCTTTGGATCGGCGTCTTGCTCCCAGTCGATCGAGGCGAACACGATGGTGAGCCAGAAGGCGCAGCGAATAAGAAACCACATCGATCGACCTCCCTGTGGCGGAGATCTGCTTGTAAGCGCGCTTTATTAAAATCCGCACAAAGCGAGCGGCTAAAACGGCCTTGCTCGCAATAGCTTTGGGTCCAAGCGTCCAAGCCGAAATGGCAAGAGTTTCTATACCATAGCTTGAGTTTACTGGGCCTCTTTCAGGCAAATCGCGTTTTTTCGCGTTGCGGCGCATCTTCAGCGTGCGGGCTTAGTGCGAACTTAACACGCGGATGGCAGGCTTGCCCCGGACCGCCGCCGAGGGGCAGCGGCGCAGCACGGAGTGGATTTTGGGTTATTCTCTGAGCCTCAAGGGCCAGATCGCCACTTTGGTCTATCCGGGCGCTTTAGGCTCCCCGGGTGAGCGGGCTTTGCAGGAAAACTTCATTCTGCGCCGGCTGGCGACTTCGCTGGCCGTCGCCGCGGCCGCCCCTATCTATCTGGCGACGCATGGCCCGCCGACGCTGCTCGATGCGCTGGTCTTCGTCTGGCTGATCCTGCCGCTTGGCGCCATCGCTTTGCTCTCCGCCACTGGCGACCTCGTTCGAGCCGAAGCGATGTCGACCTTCAGCCTGATCGCCGCGAGTCTGACGGCGGCGATCAGCGGCGGCGATCATGCCGCGCTCGCCTGGTTGATTCTCGCGCCGCTCGACAGCCTTTTTTCGCTCAACGCCATTCTCATCTGCGTTAGTGGCGGCCTCGCCGCGCTCGCCGTTCTGATCCTCTTCGCCATCGAGGCGCTGGGATTTTCAAAATCCTTCCCAAACGTCGCCGAGGCGAGCGTTTTTCTCGTTCCAGCCATCCTCTACGCCACCTTCATGGCGGTCGGCTTCGCGCGGCTGCAAACGAGACGTTCAAAGGCCGAACAGCTTCAAGCCGAACGCTTCACCGCTCTCACGGAGGCGATCGACGATCTGGTCGTCACGCATGACCGCTCCGGCGCGGCGACCTCCGTCAGCCGCAATTGCCAGAACCTGTTCGGTTTGCCGCCCAGCGAATTAATGGGCCGCGGCTTCTTTGAACATGTTCATATCGCCGACCGACCCACGTTCTTGAAAGCGATTGCGGAGGCCTGCCTTGGCTTGACGACGGTCGAGGCGACCTTGCGTCTGCGAACCTCCGCCGTCATCGAGCGCGGCGCCTACGCCGAGCCAGTGTTTGTCTGGCTCCGCATGCGGGCGCGACGATGCGACGAGCCGCGCCCGCTGCAGCAAGGTGGCAGGCCTGGAGAAGGCGCCATCGCCGTTTTTCGGGACGTTACAGAGGCGAAGCGGGGTAGGGACGAATTGCGATTGGCCCGCGCCGACGCCGAGGAAGCGGGCCTCTCCAAAGATCATTTCCTCGCCAATATGAGCCATGAACTGCGTACGCCGCTGAATGCGATCATCGGCTTTTCCGAATTCCTCGCCGATGCGCAATTGGCCCCGCGGGATCGCGACAAGCAGCGCGAATATGCGCAGATCATCCTGCAATCGGGACAGCATCTGCTCGCCATGGTCAATTCGATCCTCGATCTTTCCAAGATCCAATCCGGTTCGTTCGACCTTTCGCCGGCGCCGTTCTCCGTCGGTCCGCTCATTGATCTTTGCTGCGACATGGTCAAACTCGACGCCGGCGAGCGCGGCATCGAGCTTGCGCGCGTTTGCCCCAATGGACTGGAGGAGGTCATCGGCGACAAGCGCGCTTGCAAACAGATCCTGATAAATCTCATCTCGAATGCGGTGAAGTTCACGCCCGCGCGGGGGACGGTGACGGTTAGCGCGAAGCCGGAAGGAAACTCGCTTCTGATCTTCGTGGCCGATACGGGGAGCGGGATCAACGCGCAGGATCTCGCCCGTCTCGGCAATCCATTTTTCCAGGCCAAAGCATCGCTCGATCGGCCGTTTGAAGGCACAGGGCTTGGCCTGTCGATCGTGCGAGGTCTCGTCGGACTCCACGGCGGATCGATCACCGTGGCGAGCGAGCCGGACCAAGGGACATGCGTCCTCGTGCGCCTGCCGCTCGATTGCCGTTCCGCCATCAATAAAGGGCAGTCGTCCGCGAGGATCGATACGATTGGCCGCTACCGCCGCGGCGACGAACAATATGAGGTTTTCCAACAAATGACGGTGAAGAAAATTGCGTGAAGCCCTGGCTGCCGCCGATCATGATTACATTCTGGCTGAACCGGCCGCGAGGCCGAAGCGGACTCGCAGCAAAGCGCCAACAACGAAGCGGCGCGGCTCCGGCCGGCGGAAGGTTCAGACGCAGCGCTACTTGGCCGTCATCGCCAGCGCGCTTTGCGTTGCAGCGATCGCCGGAATTGCGATCAACGCCCTCACCTTGCAAAAGAGGCATCATCCGGCGCCGCTCTTTGCGCGCCGCGCGCCGGCGTCGGCATTGAACGAGCCGGCTGTGGTCGAGTCGCTTCCGGCGCCTCTTCCGGTCCCCGCGCCAAGACCGCAACCCAGCGCGGCGGCGGCTCCTCAGCCAAATGAGAGTTTGCCGGAAAAGGCGCATCTTGAGCCGCCAGTCGAAAAGCCCGCGAACGGGCATCCGCGTCAAGCATCCGGCGCGCAAAGCGCGGAGGCGGTCGAAGCCAGGCCCCTGGATCCAATTTCACAATTGCTGCAGGCGAATGCGCATGAGCCGCAGGGCGCCTCGGCGCGCCCGAGCGCAACGGTGCTCGCGGCGCAACGAGCGCTGGTCAAATTGGGGTTTGTCCTGAAGGCCGATGGAGTCGCCGGGGCGACCACGCGGCAAGCGATCGAGCGCTATGAGCGGGATCACGGACGCCCGGCCCATGGCGAACTCACGCCGGCATTGCTGCGGCAGCTGAGCGCCGATGCGGGCATCCCGATCAACTAGGGGATGAGCTTGGCCAGCGCGAAGTTAAGGCGACGCTGTCCAATCTCCGTCCGTATCTCATCCGAGCCCTACCGCGTTTTATCGTCCAATCCGACCTCTTCCATGTCGGCGTCGCTGATCGTCGCTTTGATGTGGTGGACGATTCTGGGACTTCCGGCTGGCCGTCCGGCGTTCGCCCCGGCTCCAAATCGCGCCTCGACGAGATCATAGAGCAAGCGCGCCGCTTGAATCTCGCCTCCCTCGGGCCGGCCGGACTTTGCCGCCGGAGCCCAGCCGTAGACGTCGAAATGCGCCCAGCTCTGCGCCTTTTCGACAAAGCGGCGCAGGAACAAAGCCGCCGTGATCGAGCCGGCGAAGGGACCGCCGCCGACGTTATTGACGTCGGCGATCTTGCTGTCGAGCATCTTGTCATAGGCGTCCCAAAGCGGCATCCGCCAGACAGGATCCTGACTCGCGGCGCTAAAGCGGGCGATGTCGGCCGCAAGGTCATCGTCCATCGTGTAGAAGGGCGGCAGATCCGGGCCGAGCGCCACCCGCGCCGCGCCCGTCAAGGTGGCGAAATCGATGAGGAGTTCAGGGGCTTCCTCATCCGCAAGCGCCAGAGCGTCGGCGAGAATCAGCCGCCCCTCGGCGTCGGTATTGCCGATTTCGACGGAAAGACCCTTCCGGCTTGGAAAAATATCGCCCGGCCGGAAAGCGTTGGCGGAGATCGCATTTTCGACGATCGGCAACAGCACGCGTAGGCGCACCGGCAGATCGGCCTCCATGATCATCGAGGCGAGCGCCAGAGCCGTTGCCGCGCCGCCCATGTCTTTTTTCATGAGAAGCATGCCAGCCGACGGCTTGATGTCCAATCCGCCCGAATCAAAGCAAACCCCTTTGCCGACAAGGGTTAGTTTGGGATGGCTTGGGTCGCCCCAACTGAAATCAACGAGCCTTGGAACCTCCGCTGCGGCGCGCCCAACTGCATGGATCAGCGGCAGGTCGGCCTCCAGCAATTCATCGCCGCGCACAACCAACACATGCGCATTGAATTGCGTTGCGAGGCTCAAGGCCGCTTCCTCCAGCGCAGCGGGGCCGAGATCATTGGCGGGCGTGTTGATAAGATCGCGCCCGAGCGTCATGGCCTTGGCGATGCGCTCCAGGCGTTGAACGTCGACGCCATGCGGCGCGCAGAGTTGCGGCTGCTCGGATGAATCCATTTTGTAGCGGCTGAAGCGATAGGTCGACAGCAGCCACGATAGAGCGGCCAGCGTTGGATTATGCGGGCTGTTCGCGTAACGGTAGAGGCCGGGCGGAAGCGCCGTCGCCAGTTTGCCGGGCAGGAGAAGATCCTTTATGCGCGCGTCATCGGTCTCGATCCCGAACAGCGCCGCCAAAATGGCTCCTGTGGCGTCCGGCAGAATCTGGCTGCGGCCGGGAGTTGGCTCAAAGCCGCAGGCGTTGGCGAAAGCGGTGGCGGACGCTGGCAGTCCCGCCCGAATCTGCGGCCATGTCTTAGCCGTAACGAACCAGATCGGCGTGGCGTCGGCCGAAGGTTCACGAAGAAAAGACATTGGAAACTCCCGCGAAAAAAACGCAAATTGAAACGAGCGGCGGCGCCGGTCGCCACTCTCCACGGTTAGCGTTTCATGGCCCGCGGCGCAAAGCAAAAGCTCGTCTCGCCGCGTTCCGCTTCCGAAAGAGGATTTGAAGCCCGCTTACAACGAATCCTTGAGCAGGTCCGGGGGGAATAGGCTGCGGAAGCTAGGCTTAAGCAATTGTCAGGACGCTAGAAATTGTATCAACTTGGCGGTCCAAACCTTGACGGGTCCTCGGCCTCGAACGGAAAGGCAAGCGATGGTTTCGCGCATTGTGAAAGTTGAGCCTTTTGATCTCGTGGTGTTCGGCGGAACCGGCGATCTCGCATATCGGAAATTGTTTCCAGCCCTGTTCAGGCGATTCCTCGACGGACAGTTTTCCGAGCCGACGCGAATTATCGGCGCGGCGCGCCATGACTTTGACGCGGATACATTTCGCGGGACGATCGCCAAAGCGTTGCAGCAATTCTCGACCGAAGCGACCAAGGCCGAATCCGTCAATGCCTTTTTGGAGATGATCGATTACGTCAGCCTCGATATTGGCAGCGATGCCGGTTGGGATGTGTTGAGCCGGAAGTTCTCCGACAATTCCGCTCGCGTGCGGGCGTTCTACCTTGCGACCGCGCCTGACCGCTTCGGCCCAATCGCCGCGCAGGTCGCCGCGCATGCGTTGATTACGCCGGAATCGCGCATCATCGTCGAGAAGCCGATCGGCAAGGACGGCGCCTCCGCCGCGCGGATCAATGACGCGATCGGCGCGGTTTTCGCCGAGAGCCAGATTTACCGGATAGATCACTATCTCGGCAAAGAGACGGTGCAGAATTTGATGGCGTTGCGCTTCGCCAATGCTTTGTTTGAGCCGTTGTGGAACTCCGCTCACATTGATCATGTGGAGATCACGGTCGCCGAGACAATCGGCGTCGAGGGACGAGGCGCCTACTACGAAAGCGCTGGCGCATTGCGCGACATGGTGCAGAACCATTTGCTGCAGCTCCTGTGTCTCGTCGCCATGGAGCCGCCGGCCTCGCTCGATGCCGATGCTGTGCGCGACGAGAAGCTGAAGGTGCTGAAATCTCTCGCTCCCATTGACGCAAGCAATGCCGAGTCGCTCACCGTGCGCGGCCAGTATCGCGCCGGGGCCAGCGCCAGCGGGGCCGTGCCGGGCTATCCGGAAGATGTCGGCAATCCGAGCACGACCGTCGAGACTTTCGTTGCGATCAAGGCGACGATCGCTAACTGGCGCTGGGCCAACACGCCGTTCTATCTGCGCACAGGCAAGCGGTTGCCGAAAAGAGTTTCTGAGCTGATCGTCACTTTCCGTTCGATTCCGCATTCGATATTCAGCGGCGAGACGGGCAAAATTTCTCCGACGCGGTTAGTGGTTCGGCTGCAGCCGGATGAGGGCATCAAGCTGTGGCTGATGTTGAAAGAGCCGGGCGCTGGAGGGATGCGCATGCGCCATGTGCCGCTCGACATGGATTTCGCCGAGGCGTTCAAGATCTACGCGCCGGAAGCCTATGAGCGTTTGTTGATGGATGTCATTCGCGGCAATGCGACGCTGTTCATGCGGCGCGATGAAGTCGAAACCGCGTGGCGCTGGGTTGACCCAATCCGCGAGGCGTGGAACCAATCGCCGTTGGAGCCGCGTTTCTATCTCGCGGGCACATGGGGGCCGGCGACCGCGACCGCCCTCGTCGAGCGCGATGGAAGAAGCTGGTACGAGGAAACGAGCTGATCGTCGCCTCGGCGGATCTTTAACGACTGCAAGTTTTTTTATGGACGACTGCATGCGTTCTCTAATGTCGGAGGGCGCGCCTTGCGGCCTGATCACGGGCGCCAGGTTTCGAACATCGGGAGCGACCATGGTTCAGCAGACAATCGCCGACGTTACGGCGCGGATAGCCGAACGAAGCCGACCGACGCGCGAAGCCTATTTGTCGCGCATGGGGGCGATGCGGCTGAAGGGGCCGCGCCGCGGCGCGCTCGGATGCGCCAATCTCGCGCATGGCTTTGCGGCTTGCGGCGTCCACGATAAGCAAGAATTGCGCGCCGACATCGTTCCCAATCTGGCGATTGTCACCGCCTATAATGACATGCTCTCGGCGCATCAGCCTTATGAGGGCTTCCCGGCGATCATCAAGCAGGCCGCGCGGGATGTCGGCGGCGTCGCGCAGGTTGCGGGCGGCGTGCCGGCGATGTGCGATGGGGTCACGCAAGGCCGCGCCGGCATGGAGCTGTCGCTGTTCTCACGCGATGTGATCGCCCTCTCGGCCTCGATCGCCTTGTCGCATGATATGTTCGACGCCGCCGTATTTCTCGGCATTTGCGACAAGATCGTCCCCGGCCTTGTGATCGCCGCGCAGGCCTATGGGCATCTGCCCGCGGTCTTTGTTCCCGCAGGACCAATGCCCTCTGGGGTTTCCAATGACGCCAAGTCAAAACTGCGCCAGCTTTTTGCGGAGGGCAAAGCGTCTCGCGCGGAGTTGCTCGAAGTGGAGGCGGGCTCTTATCACGCGCCGGGGACCTGCACCTTTTACGGGACAGCGAATTCCAACCAGATGCTGATGGAGGCGATGGGCCTGCACTTGCCGGGCAGCTCTTTCGTCAATCCCAATACGCCGCTGCGCGACGCGCTTACCGCCGCTGCGGCAAAGCGCGCCTTGGCGATCACCGCCCTCGGCAATGATTACACGCCGACGTCGAAGATTCTCGACGAGCGCGCTTTCGTCAATGGCGTCGTCGCCTTGCATGCGACGGGCGGCTCGACCAATCACGTCATTCACCTGATCGCTATGGCCCGCGCGGGAGGCATAATCCTGACCTTGGAAGATTTCAGCGATCTTTCGAAAGTTGTTCCTCTGTTGACCCGAATCTATCCCAACGGCTCGGCCGACGTGAATCACTTCACCGCCGCCGGAGGCACGGGTTTTCTCATCGGGCAATTGCTGCAGGCGGGGCTCTTGCATCCCGACGCCGAGACCGTCACGGGCGCCCCGCTGGCCGACCATGCGAAGGAGCCCTATCTCGATGACGGGGAGCTCAAATTTCGCGACGCGCCGCCGCAAAGCCTCGATGAGTCCGTATTGCGTCCATTTAGCAAACCGTTCTCGGTCGATGGCGGCCTAAAAGTGCTTGGAGGCAATCTTGGCCGCGCCGTGATCAAGATCAGCGCGGTGGCCCCGGAGCGCCACGCGGTGCGTGCGCCGGCCCTGATTTTCCACGCGCAGGAAGAGGTTGAGGCCGCGTTCAAGGCGGGCGAACTCAATCGCGATTTTGTCGCGGTGGTGCGCTTTCAGGGCGTCAAGGCGATCGGCATGCCGGAATTGCACAAGCTGACGCCGATCCTGGCTTCGGTGATGGCGCATGGCCACAAGGTCGCGCTCGTCACCGATGGCCGCATGTCCGGCGCTTCCGGCAAAGTGCCGGCGGCGATTCACGTGACGCCGGAGGCGCAAGCGGGCGGTCCGATCGCCAAGCTGCGCAACGGCGACATGATCAGTCTCGATGCGGAGGCTGGAATCTTGACCGTGGAGATTTCGGAGGAAGAACTAAAAGGGCGTCCGCTGGAGACATGCGATCTCGAAGCCTTCGAATATGGCTATGGCCGTGAGCTGTTCCACATGTTTCGCGCTGTAGCGAGCGGTCCCGAGTTGGGCGCGAGCAGCATCAGTTAAAGCATGATCCCAAAAAGTTGGAGACTTTTCGGATGAGATCATGCGTCGAAATAGCGAAAGCATGATCCCGAAAAGTTGGAGACTTTTCGGATGAGATCATGCGCCGCAACTAAAAAAAACGGAGACTGAAATCTCCTCTAGATTATGGATATCGTTGCTGAAAGGCGCGGAGAGAATGCAATATCGACATACCGATGCGACCTTGGAACTTATGAATCGGGTGCCTGTAATTCCGGTGTTGCAAGTCGCCGACGCCGCTGATGCGATGGCGCAAGCCACGGCGCTGATCGCCGGCGGCCTTACAGTGCTCGAAGTTACGCTCCGCACGAAGGCTGCGCTGAAGGCCATCGACATGCTGGCGCGCGCATTTCCCGAGGCGCTCATCGGCGCCGGGACGGTCACGGAACCGGCGCATATTGAGGCGGCTATCGATGCTGGCGCCGCCTTTCTGGTTAGTCCCGGAATGACGCGGCGGCTTTTAGGACCGGCGCGGAAATCGCCCGTTCCTTTCCTGCCCGGCGTCGCCACCGCATCCGAAGCCATGACTCTCTACGAGCGCGGATTTCGCTGCCTGAAGTTTTTCCCAGCCGAGGCGGCGGGCGGAGCGAAATATCTGGCGTCCCTCGCTGGGCCATTGCCAGATCTCGTGTTTTGTCCGACTGGCGGGATCGATTCAGCTAAAGCCAAGATCTATCTCGAGCTTGGCAATGTAGCCTGCGTCGGCGGCTCCTGGATGGTCGCTCCGGCTCTTATAGCCGCTGGCGATTACGCCGGCGTTGAACGGCTAGCGAGGGAAGCCTCGGCGCTTTTGGCCCGCAGCTAGAGGTCGGACATGGCTAAAGGCAAGGAATTCGCCGTCCGGCAATCTATCGTTGAGGCCTGCCGCAGCATGACCCGACTTGGCGTCAATCAGGGTACGGCGGGCAATATTTCCTTGCGCTGGAATGATGGGCTTTTGATCACGCCGTCCGGCCTCCCTTATGATGAGATGAGCGCCGACGATATTGTGTTCATGAACATTGATGGCAGCTACGAGCATGAGCTGGCCGCATCGTCGGAATGGCGTTTCCATCGCGACATTCTGGCGACGCGCAAGGAAGTGAACGCCGTCGTTCACGCGCATCCGGTCTATTGCACGGCCTTCGCCATGTGCCGCATGGAAATTCCTGCGGCCCATTACATGATCGCGGCGGCGGGCGGTCCCACCATTCGTTGCGCGCGCTATGAAACCTATGGCACGCCCGAATTATCGGTTGCCGTATTGGAGGCGCTGAAGGATCGCGCCTGCGCGCTTCTCGCCAACCATGGAATGGTCGCGACCGGATCTGATCTGCGCGAGGCGCTCTGGCTCGCTGTCGAGCTCGAAACCTTGGCCAAACAATACGCGGTGGCGTTGCAAATCGGCGCGCCGCATCTGCTGAGCGATGACGAAATCGCCAAGACGGTCGAAAAATTCAAGGATTACGGAGTGCGGCGGGGGCGAACCGCCAAGAATCCATGACGGAAGCGCGGCGGATCGCCGCGCTTTTTTATGTGATCCATAAATTGCATCCCTGCCAAAAGCAGCCTTTCCAGACCGCCGCCCCGGCGAAAATGCAGAATTAACAACAGTTTTGCGGCATGATTATACATGAAATATCTGCTAAATTGCCATGGCAGCGCGCCGACGTGCCGTCCTGGTTGGCGTGATGTTTGCGTCAACCGATTTGTGCGACGCATTAACTCATTGTGCGGCGCAAACTGCGGGCGCAACCTTTGATGCTCATTCGTCAGCTTCGACTTTGGCGGTCTGAAATAGACTCAATAGGCGGCGGCGATCAACAGATGGAGATAAAGGAATCTAGCCGTGACCACACACGACGGGAAGGCCAAGTTTGGAATTATAATCGCTTTTGCCGCGCTTTTGGCGGCTCCGGCCGCGGCGCAAGATGGCATTACGCTGGAGCGCATCGGCGCCGTTCGCATCGCGTCGCAAGGAGCAGACGATGTCGCCGCCATTCTTTCGGCTCGCGACATACAGGCTGTGGCTCGACGCGATGCGAATGACGCTGCCGTCCCGATTGCGATCGTC
It contains:
- a CDS encoding class II aldolase/adducin family protein, producing MAKGKEFAVRQSIVEACRSMTRLGVNQGTAGNISLRWNDGLLITPSGLPYDEMSADDIVFMNIDGSYEHELAASSEWRFHRDILATRKEVNAVVHAHPVYCTAFAMCRMEIPAAHYMIAAAGGPTIRCARYETYGTPELSVAVLEALKDRACALLANHGMVATGSDLREALWLAVELETLAKQYAVALQIGAPHLLSDDEIAKTVEKFKDYGVRRGRTAKNP